Within the bacterium genome, the region TATCGACTGGTCGTTGAAATGGTTGAGCGTGGGGATTTTGATCTCGGCGTTCTTCCCATTGAAAATACAACATCAGGTGGGATTAATGAAGTTTATGATCTGTTGCAGAAAACTCGCCTCGTTATTGTCGGCGAGGAAAAATATCGTATAACGCCATGCTTGCTCGGCTTATCTGGCACCAAGCAGAGTAACATTCGTCGGGTATACAGCCATCCACAACTCGCTCTTCAGTGTGGACGGTTTTTATCGGATCTTGATGTGCCGATAGAGACGTCTTTCAATACGAATGAGACGGTAGAAGAGTTGCGGAGAACAAATGCAAAAGACTCTGTTGTGATTGCGAGTGAGGAGGCTGCTGAATTACTTGGATTAGATATCGTAAAGCGTGGAATAGCAGATCAGACGGATAATTTTACTCGCTTTCTTATTGTTGCAAGGCAACCAATTCGAATTGATGAGCGAGTTCCGTGTAAGACATCCGTTGTTCTTGCTACGGCAAATAAGCCCGGGGCGCTTGTCGATGCTCTGAAAGTATTTCAAGACAACAAGGTGAATCTTACGAAGTTAGAATCTCGACCTGTTCTCGGGAATCCATGGGAAGAGATGTTTTATCTTGATTTCGAGGGAAATGCAGAGAGTGATCATATTCGTTTTGTCATTGAAGAAGTTCGCCGCCATTCTCGATTTTTGAAAGTCTTAGGCTGTTATCCAAGCAGCGATATTATTAAGACAGAGGTTGCTCCACATGGGAAAACTCCAACAGATGGAGCAAGTATTCCGCATATACCGCGAGAAAAGGCGCGAGTGAGCACTAAGGAAGAGGGGGCTCGAAGCAAGACTGATAATGCGAAGCTCTATAGTCGAGATTATAAGTTGGAGGACTCCGTTATTGATGTGCGTGGTGTCCGTATTGGTGGAGACTCATTTGTCATCATTGGGGGTCCGTGTTCTGTCGAAACGGAAGAGCAGATCTTTCAATGCGCAAAACACTTGAAGGAAACGGGTGGGCATGTTCTTCGTGGTGGATGTTTTAAGCCGCGCACTTCGCCATACAGTTTCCAGGGATTGGGGTATGCCGGGCTGGAGCTGCTTGTCCAAGCTGGACGCACCTACGATCTTCCTGTGGTCACTGAGGTATTGGCGGTTGAGGATGTTCATAAAGTTGCAGAGAAGTCTGATATTATTCAGATCGGCGCCCGGAATATGCAGAACTTTACATTGCTTCAGGAAGTTGGTCGTACGCAGAGGCCGGTGATGTTGAAGCGGGGAATGAGTTCGAGTATTGATGATCTTCTGAACGCATCTGAATATATTTTATCCCAGGGCAACCAGCAGGTCTTCTTCTGTGAACGAGGGATACGCACCTTTGAGAACGCGACTCGGAATACATTGGATTTGAGCGCTATTCCAGTGATTCGGCAGAAATCGCATTTGCCAGT harbors:
- the aroF gene encoding 3-deoxy-7-phosphoheptulonate synthase, coding for MKDKKEDDQKRLVSLRTEIDELDQQLIDLLAERRAKSLAAAEVKYAEHSPIRDQHREEKLLSLRLQHGRERKLDGHFVSRIFHEIIDDSIRYQQQFLQRKLNSKTGEEVEIQRIGFQGSKGSFSHLAAEQYFSRVGVPVTFNGCTSYRLVVEMVERGDFDLGVLPIENTTSGGINEVYDLLQKTRLVIVGEEKYRITPCLLGLSGTKQSNIRRVYSHPQLALQCGRFLSDLDVPIETSFNTNETVEELRRTNAKDSVVIASEEAAELLGLDIVKRGIADQTDNFTRFLIVARQPIRIDERVPCKTSVVLATANKPGALVDALKVFQDNKVNLTKLESRPVLGNPWEEMFYLDFEGNAESDHIRFVIEEVRRHSRFLKVLGCYPSSDIIKTEVAPHGKTPTDGASIPHIPREKARVSTKEEGARSKTDNAKLYSRDYKLEDSVIDVRGVRIGGDSFVIIGGPCSVETEEQIFQCAKHLKETGGHVLRGGCFKPRTSPYSFQGLGYAGLELLVQAGRTYDLPVVTEVLAVEDVHKVAEKSDIIQIGARNMQNFTLLQEVGRTQRPVMLKRGMSSSIDDLLNASEYILSQGNQQVFFCERGIRTFENATRNTLDLSAIPVIRQKSHLPVIVDPSHAAGTRDLIVPLVYASRAVGAHGVMVEFHPNPDEALSDGPQALLFEQWAQMMEQLR